Proteins encoded together in one Acidobacteriota bacterium window:
- a CDS encoding YbaB/EbfC family nucleoid-associated protein: MKNVMDLQKMLRSAQEMQDRLQKELASLRVEGSSGGGMVTVVLDGHKSLQSLRIDPEVVNRDEVEMLQDLVVAAFNDAAAKVDEALAQKLGGLGAGLKIPGLG, from the coding sequence ATGAAGAACGTCATGGACCTCCAGAAGATGCTCAGGTCGGCCCAGGAGATGCAGGACCGGCTCCAGAAGGAGCTGGCCAGCCTGAGGGTCGAGGGCTCGAGCGGCGGAGGCATGGTCACGGTCGTCCTCGACGGCCACAAGTCGCTGCAATCCCTGCGCATCGACCCCGAGGTCGTGAACCGCGACGAAGTGGAGATGCTCCAGGACCTCGTCGTCGCCGCCTTCAACGACGCCGCGGCGAAGGTCGACGAGGCCCTGGCCCAGAAGCTCGGCGGGCTCGGCGCCGGACTGAAGATCCCGGGGCTCGGCTGA
- the rocD gene encoding ornithine--oxo-acid transaminase, with protein MDSKDLIQIEDLYGAHNYHPLDVVVNKAQGIWMYDVEGRKYLDFLSGYSAVNQGHRHPRIVKALIDQARKLTLTSRAFRNDQWPMLAKELCDMTGYNMVLPMNSGAEAVETAVKAARKWACLKKGLAQDTAEIIACTNNFHGRTVTVISFSTDEDYRRDFGPFTPGFPIVPFGDAEALERAITPNTAAFLFEPIQAEAGILMPPDGFLKRAAEICKNHNILFIADEIQTGLGRTGKLFACDYEGVRPDMVIIGKSLGGGCYPVSAVLADREILGVFQPGQHGSTFGGNPLACAVARESLRVIKDEKLVENAAERGAYFVEKLRKVRSRHIKEVRGRGLLIGVELHPAAGGARRFCEELMKEGLLCKETHENVIRFAPPLTIRDKDLNWALKRIKTVFKRLA; from the coding sequence ATGGACAGCAAGGACCTCATCCAGATCGAAGACCTCTACGGAGCTCACAACTACCATCCCCTCGATGTCGTCGTCAACAAGGCCCAGGGGATCTGGATGTACGACGTCGAGGGACGCAAGTACCTCGACTTCCTGAGCGGCTATTCGGCCGTCAACCAGGGCCACCGGCACCCCCGCATCGTCAAGGCCCTGATCGACCAGGCCCGCAAGCTGACGCTGACCTCGCGGGCCTTCCGCAACGACCAGTGGCCCATGCTGGCCAAAGAGCTCTGCGACATGACGGGCTACAACATGGTCCTGCCCATGAACTCCGGCGCTGAAGCCGTCGAAACGGCCGTCAAGGCGGCCCGCAAATGGGCCTGCCTGAAGAAGGGCCTGGCCCAGGACACGGCCGAGATCATCGCCTGCACCAACAATTTCCATGGCCGCACGGTCACGGTCATCAGCTTCTCGACCGACGAGGATTATCGCCGGGACTTCGGCCCCTTCACCCCCGGCTTCCCGATCGTCCCGTTCGGCGACGCCGAGGCCCTGGAAAGGGCCATCACCCCCAACACGGCCGCCTTCCTCTTCGAGCCCATCCAGGCCGAAGCCGGCATCCTCATGCCGCCCGACGGCTTCCTGAAGCGGGCCGCGGAGATCTGCAAGAACCACAACATCCTGTTCATCGCCGACGAGATCCAGACCGGCCTCGGCCGGACCGGGAAGCTCTTCGCCTGCGACTACGAGGGCGTCCGGCCCGACATGGTCATCATCGGCAAGTCCCTGGGCGGCGGCTGCTATCCCGTCTCGGCCGTCCTGGCCGACCGCGAGATCCTCGGCGTCTTCCAGCCGGGCCAGCACGGCTCGACCTTCGGCGGCAATCCCCTGGCCTGCGCCGTGGCCCGGGAGAGCCTCAGGGTCATCAAGGACGAGAAGCTGGTCGAGAACGCCGCCGAGCGGGGCGCCTACTTCGTGGAAAAGCTCCGCAAGGTCCGCAGTCGCCATATCAAGGAAGTCCGCGGCCGCGGCCTGCTCATCGGCGTCGAGCTCCATCCCGCCGCCGGCGGCGCCCGCCGCTTCTGCGAGGAGCTGATGAAGGAGGGGCTGCTCTGCAAGGAGACGCACGAGAACGTCATTCGCTTCGCCCCGCCCCTGACCATCAGGGATAAGGACCTCAATTGGGCCCTCAAGCGCATCAAGACCGTCTTCAAAAGGCTGGCCTGA
- a CDS encoding DMT family transporter: protein MPPRRRSLAEIHLAVFLFGFPGLFGKWLALAPVVIVFGRVVFACAALAAVLAARRASLRIRPGRDLLLLAACGLVLAAHWTMFFKSVQVSSVAVGLLAYSSFPVFTAFLEPLMTRERWEPESLLYALFCVLGIALIVPGFDPSDAVVRGVLWGLGAGLTFSVLSVLDRSLASRHPSPVVALVQDLFAGLCLAPAALGAGLPRSGRDWALLAVLGIVCTAAAHTLFIDGIKGVGARTASVLSSLEPVYGIGLALVFLNERPSLRRAAGGAVVLAAALAATVRARPRG, encoded by the coding sequence GTGCCGCCGCGCCGCCGCAGTCTCGCCGAGATCCATCTGGCCGTCTTCCTCTTCGGCTTCCCCGGCCTGTTCGGGAAGTGGCTGGCCCTGGCCCCGGTCGTCATCGTCTTCGGCCGGGTCGTTTTCGCCTGCGCCGCCCTGGCCGCCGTCCTGGCCGCCCGGCGCGCATCCCTCCGGATCAGGCCCGGCCGCGACCTCCTCCTGCTCGCGGCCTGCGGCCTGGTCCTGGCCGCCCACTGGACGATGTTCTTCAAGTCAGTCCAGGTCTCCTCGGTGGCCGTCGGGCTCCTGGCCTATTCGAGCTTCCCCGTCTTCACGGCCTTCCTCGAGCCCCTGATGACGCGGGAGCGCTGGGAGCCGGAAAGCCTTCTGTACGCCCTTTTCTGCGTTCTCGGCATCGCCCTGATCGTGCCCGGTTTCGACCCTTCCGACGCCGTCGTCAGAGGCGTCCTTTGGGGCCTCGGGGCCGGGCTGACCTTCTCCGTCCTGTCCGTCCTCGACCGGAGCCTGGCTTCCCGGCACCCCAGCCCGGTGGTCGCCCTGGTCCAGGACCTGTTCGCCGGCCTTTGTCTCGCGCCCGCCGCCCTCGGCGCGGGCCTCCCCCGCTCCGGCCGCGATTGGGCGCTTCTCGCCGTTCTCGGGATCGTCTGCACCGCCGCCGCCCATACGCTGTTCATCGACGGGATCAAGGGGGTCGGGGCCCGGACGGCGAGCGTTCTAAGCTCGCTCGAGCCGGTCTACGGCATCGGTCTGGCCCTGGTCTTCCTGAACGAGCGCCCGTCCCTGAGAAGGGCGGCCGGCGGGGCGGTCGTGCTGGCCGCCGCCCTGGCCGCGACTGTCCGGGCCCGGCCTCGGGGCTAG
- the dnaX gene encoding DNA polymerase III subunit gamma/tau — protein sequence MSYEIFARKYRPWKFEEVVGQQSVVRTIQNAIASGRIAQAYLFSGVRGTGKTTMARILAKALNCADGPTPHPCPDRDHPCQFCKAIHEGSAIDVIEIDGASNRKVEEIEPIREMVKYKPAFTRTKVLIIDEVHMLSDTAFNALLKTLEEPPPNTVFIFATTEFNKVPATIVSRCQHFEFRKISHKDIINHLVEITKREGITITPAGLALIAEAADGSMRDAQSLLDQAVAFSGENIGDEELKTILGTIGQDLLLRFSAAVLDEKPGQVFALVDGVVAAGLDLRFVFGKLIEHFRALLLVRSVERPEDFLAVSPEGLAALRAEAAKAGPEDLLRYLLALQQAEPGLKYSTTPRIYFEAFFVKLCHFRKIVPLRELIREVESLKEAPVRTPGRPGQAPSPAPRAAGPAAAAPGPVAPAAPAASTVPPKPAGPAPKDVFTRVLEKLAVDRAPLAAMLGQYSSVMIRDNAIEVSFASGRGFFITSIQDKDIRAVERAASDVLGRDVKVRFAEESASGGGPLRPGRELESAMKDPGVQFFMNTFKAQVLSADPVAASREAAPAKGRGPTEKDS from the coding sequence ATGTCCTACGAGATATTTGCGCGGAAATACCGCCCCTGGAAATTCGAGGAGGTCGTCGGGCAGCAGTCCGTCGTCCGGACCATCCAGAACGCCATCGCCTCGGGCCGCATCGCCCAGGCTTACCTCTTCTCGGGCGTCCGCGGCACGGGCAAGACGACCATGGCCCGCATCCTGGCCAAGGCCCTGAACTGCGCCGACGGGCCGACGCCGCATCCGTGCCCAGACCGGGACCATCCCTGCCAGTTCTGCAAGGCCATCCACGAGGGCAGCGCCATCGACGTCATCGAGATCGACGGCGCCTCGAACCGCAAGGTCGAGGAGATCGAGCCCATCCGGGAGATGGTCAAGTACAAGCCGGCTTTCACCCGGACCAAGGTCCTGATCATCGACGAAGTCCACATGCTCTCCGACACCGCCTTCAACGCCCTGCTGAAGACGCTCGAGGAGCCGCCGCCGAACACCGTCTTCATCTTCGCGACGACGGAGTTCAACAAGGTGCCGGCGACCATCGTTTCGCGCTGCCAGCACTTCGAGTTCCGCAAGATCTCCCACAAGGACATCATCAACCACCTCGTCGAGATCACGAAGAGGGAGGGCATCACCATCACGCCGGCCGGCCTGGCCCTCATCGCCGAGGCCGCCGACGGCAGCATGCGCGACGCCCAGAGCCTGCTCGACCAGGCCGTGGCCTTCAGCGGCGAGAACATCGGCGACGAGGAGCTGAAGACGATCCTGGGGACGATCGGCCAGGACCTGCTCCTGCGGTTCTCGGCGGCCGTCCTCGACGAGAAGCCGGGCCAGGTCTTCGCCCTCGTCGACGGCGTCGTCGCGGCCGGCCTCGACCTGCGCTTCGTCTTCGGCAAGCTCATCGAGCACTTCCGGGCCCTGCTCCTGGTCCGCTCGGTCGAGAGGCCGGAGGACTTCCTGGCCGTCAGCCCGGAGGGCCTGGCCGCGCTGCGGGCCGAGGCGGCCAAGGCCGGCCCCGAGGACCTGCTCCGCTACCTGCTGGCCCTGCAGCAGGCGGAGCCGGGACTGAAATACTCCACGACGCCGCGCATTTATTTCGAGGCGTTCTTCGTCAAGCTCTGCCATTTCCGCAAGATCGTCCCGCTCCGGGAGCTCATCAGGGAGGTCGAGTCCCTGAAGGAGGCCCCGGTCCGGACGCCCGGCCGGCCGGGACAGGCGCCGTCGCCCGCCCCGCGCGCCGCCGGCCCCGCGGCGGCCGCCCCGGGTCCCGTTGCCCCCGCTGCCCCTGCGGCCTCCACGGTCCCGCCGAAGCCGGCCGGGCCGGCCCCGAAGGACGTCTTCACCCGCGTCCTCGAGAAGCTGGCCGTGGACCGGGCCCCCCTGGCAGCCATGCTGGGGCAGTATTCATCGGTCATGATCAGGGACAACGCGATCGAGGTCTCGTTCGCCAGCGGGCGGGGCTTCTTCATCACCAGCATCCAGGACAAGGACATCCGGGCCGTCGAGCGCGCCGCCTCGGACGTGCTGGGACGGGACGTCAAGGTGCGCTTCGCCGAGGAGAGCGCCAGCGGCGGCGGCCCCCTGCGGCCCGGGCGCGAGCTCGAATCGGCCATGAAGGACCCGGGCGTCCAGTTCTTCATGAACACGTTCAAGGCCCAGGTCCTGTCGGCCGACCCGGTCGCCGCTTCGCGCGAGGCGGCGCCGGCCAAGGGCCGCGGACCGACGGAGAAGGACTCATGA
- a CDS encoding DUF6600 domain-containing protein, which yields MKKTTGFLLLAAFLAAAGAACIVIPYDESDRPAGPNEGAYDNDQGRYSDLDSAYFYDELQPYGAWVSCRPYGYVWIPGDVGYSWRPYTRGHWAWTDYGWTWVSIERWGWIAFHYGRWGWDRALGWFWVPDIVWGPAWVAWRWGDAHIGWAPLPPGSDFVPGRGFGRRQWDIPGDRWNFVRGRDFMDRTIDRRVLPPERNRTIIDMTRFEVNIDERDRRVFDEGVDVDLVRRQTNRAIDRYTLKDATRPGPAREEGRDLVVSKPAVRRNDSAKPKRTIDQATAEKELGPEASSRIYRRTPRREEEALREEHLNEQRLLKDSQEAELRAVETKAREEGARIQSPEEKRKVDDQASSRVSELKRRHEQEKADLEKRQKTEEKKVQRTPVRRKTAAEPEKR from the coding sequence ATGAAGAAGACGACCGGTTTCCTGCTCCTGGCGGCATTCCTGGCGGCGGCGGGCGCGGCCTGCATCGTAATTCCGTACGACGAATCCGACCGCCCGGCCGGGCCGAACGAAGGCGCTTATGACAACGATCAGGGCCGCTACAGCGATCTCGACAGCGCCTACTTCTACGACGAGCTGCAGCCCTACGGCGCCTGGGTTTCCTGCCGGCCCTATGGGTACGTCTGGATCCCGGGGGACGTCGGCTACAGCTGGCGTCCCTATACCCGGGGCCACTGGGCCTGGACCGATTACGGCTGGACCTGGGTCTCGATCGAGCGCTGGGGCTGGATCGCCTTCCATTACGGGCGCTGGGGCTGGGACCGGGCCCTGGGCTGGTTCTGGGTCCCCGACATCGTCTGGGGGCCGGCCTGGGTGGCCTGGCGCTGGGGCGACGCCCACATCGGCTGGGCCCCGCTGCCGCCGGGCTCCGACTTCGTCCCGGGGCGGGGCTTCGGCCGGCGCCAGTGGGACATCCCGGGCGACCGCTGGAACTTCGTCCGGGGCCGGGATTTCATGGACCGGACGATCGACCGCCGGGTCCTGCCGCCCGAACGCAACAGGACGATCATCGACATGACCCGTTTCGAGGTCAATATCGACGAGCGTGACCGGCGGGTGTTCGACGAGGGCGTCGACGTCGACCTGGTCCGCCGCCAGACGAACCGGGCCATCGACCGCTACACCCTCAAGGACGCCACCCGTCCGGGTCCGGCCCGCGAGGAGGGCCGGGACCTGGTCGTCTCCAAGCCGGCCGTCAGGCGCAACGATTCGGCCAAGCCGAAGCGGACCATCGACCAGGCCACGGCCGAAAAGGAGCTCGGCCCCGAGGCCTCCAGCCGCATCTACCGGCGGACGCCGCGGCGCGAAGAGGAAGCCCTGCGCGAGGAGCACTTGAACGAACAGCGGCTCCTGAAGGACAGCCAGGAGGCCGAGCTCAGGGCGGTCGAGACAAAGGCCAGGGAAGAGGGGGCCAGGATCCAGAGCCCGGAAGAAAAGAGGAAGGTCGATGATCAGGCTTCGAGCCGCGTCTCGGAGCTGAAGAGGCGCCACGAGCAGGAGAAGGCCGACCTCGAGAAGCGGCAGAAGACCGAGGAGAAGAAGGTCCAGAGGACGCCGGTCCGCCGCAAGACCGCGGCCGAGCCCGAAAAACGCTAG